Proteins encoded within one genomic window of Falco biarmicus isolate bFalBia1 chromosome 14, bFalBia1.pri, whole genome shotgun sequence:
- the ZIC3 gene encoding zinc finger protein ZIC 3 — protein MTMLLDGGPQFPALGVGGFAAPRHHEMPGRDAAGMGLGPFGDSSHAAAFKLNAAPHDLAAGQSSAFTPQAPGYASALGHHHHHHHHAGQVPSYGGAAAFNSTRDFLFRNRGSGIADAASGTAQHGLFGGSPGGLHGPGGIPDTPGYLLFPGLHEQSPSHTSPNGHVDNGQMHLGLRGDLFGRPDPYRAVSSPRTDPYAGAQFHNYNHMNMNMGMNVAAHHHHHHHHGPGAFFRYMRQPIKQELSCKWLDESQLSRPKKSCDRTFSTMHELVTHVTMEHVGGPEQNNHICYWDECPREGKSFKAKYKLVNHIRVHTGEKPFPCPFPGCGKIFARSENLKIHKRTHTGEKPFKCEFEGCDRRFANSSDRKKHMHVHTSDKPYICKVCDKSYTHPSSLRKHMKVHESQGSDSSPAASSGYESSTPPAVGSAGSKDSTKTPPAALQSNPGHNPGLPPNFNEWYV, from the exons ATGACGATGCTGCTGGACGGAGGGCCGCAGTTCCCGGCGCTGGGGGTGGGCGGCTTTGCGGCGCCCCGCCACCACGAGATGCCGGGCCGCGACGCCGCCGGCATGGGGCTGGGCCCGTTCGGCGACTCCTCGCATGCCGCCGCCTTCAAGCTGAACGCGGCCCCGCACGACCTCGCCGCCGGGCAGAGCTCGGCGTTCACGCCGCAGGCGCCGGGCTACGCCAGCGCTCTgggccaccaccaccatcaccaccaccacgcCGGCCAGGTGCCCTCCTACGGCGGGGCCGCCGCCTTCAACTCCACCCGCGACTTTCTCTTCCGCAACCGCGGCTCCGGCATCGCGGACGCCGCCTCCGGCACGGCGCAGCACGGGCTTTTCGGTGGCTCCCCTGGCGGCTTGCACGGCCCCGGCGGCATCCCGGACACCCCGGGCTACCTGCTCTTCCCGGGGCTCCACGAGCAGAGCCCGAGCCACACGTCCCCCAACGGGCATGTGGACAACGGGCAGATGCACCTGGGGCTGCGCGGGGACCTCTTCGGGCGACCGGATCCCTACCGGGCCGTCTCCAGCCCCCGCACGGACCCTTACGCCGGCGCCCAGTTCCACAACTACAACCACATGAACATGAATATGGGCATGAACGTGGCggcccaccaccaccaccaccaccaccacggcCCCGGGGCTTTCTTTCGGTACATGCGCCAGCCCATCAAGCAAGAATTGTCCTGCAAGTGGCTCGACGAAAGCCAGCTCAGCCGGCCCAAGAAGAGCTGCGACAGGACTTTCAGCACCATGCACGAACTGGTGACCCATGTCACCATGGAGCACGTCGGGGGGCCGGAGCAGAACAACCACATCTGCTACTGGGACGAGTGTCCGCGGGAAGGCAAGTCCTTCAAGGCGAAATACAAACTGGTGAACCACATTAGGGTGCACACGGGGGAGaagcccttcccctgccccttcccGGGTTGCGGCAAGATCTTTGCCCGCTCCGAGAACCTCAAGATTCACAAGCGGACGCACACAG GTGAGAAGCCCTTCAAGTGCGAGTTTGAGGGCTGCGACAGGCGCTTCGCCAACAGCAGCGACAGGAAGAAACACATGCACGTCCACACCTCGGACAAGCCCTACATCTGCAAGGTGTGCGACAAATCCTACACCCACCCCAGCTCACTTAGGAAACACATGAAG GTGCACGAATCCCAGGGGTCGGACTCTTCCCCTGCAGCCAGTTCGGGGTACGAGTCCTCCACCCCCCCTGCAGTGGGCTCTGCTGGCAGTAAGGACTCCACTAAAACGCCGCCGGCCGCCCTCCAGAGTAACCCCGGCCACAACCCTGGACTGCCCCCCAATTTTAATGAGTGGTATGTgtga